One window of Arthrobacter oryzae genomic DNA carries:
- the ribD gene encoding bifunctional diaminohydroxyphosphoribosylaminopyrimidine deaminase/5-amino-6-(5-phosphoribosylamino)uracil reductase RibD — protein MFSAAEIDAMEAALAAALLGPRGANPLVGAVVVGPDGRQLVTGYHRGAGTAHAEADAIAQAGMKGIDLAGSTMVVTLEPCNHCGRTGPCAQAIIDAGVTSVVYAVDDPHDPAAGGAATLRAAGVSVRSGLAARAAFELNRRWFEAVLAQRPFVTLHIAQTLDSRIAAADGTSQWISSPESLADNHGLRSRVDAILVGTQTLLVDNPRLTARDASGETAGSQPLRAVMGLRGIPDDAAIHGDDGRVLHLPTRDPHEALAQLFSAGVRHLMVEGGSRILSAFLAAGLVDELIVYLAPTLLGSGTAALGDLGITTLADAQAWEWDQASGGAVQTLGRDLRLHLFPGHAEPAATTARPAESAEPAPAAATAAAPLPEFFSPVTSSPESLPHRTGAGTATGGN, from the coding sequence ATGTTCAGTGCAGCCGAGATCGATGCCATGGAGGCAGCTCTCGCCGCTGCGCTCCTCGGCCCCCGCGGGGCAAACCCGCTGGTGGGCGCCGTCGTCGTCGGACCCGACGGCCGGCAACTGGTCACGGGTTACCACCGTGGGGCCGGAACGGCGCACGCAGAAGCTGACGCCATAGCCCAGGCCGGCATGAAGGGCATCGATCTGGCCGGATCCACCATGGTGGTCACCCTGGAGCCCTGTAACCATTGCGGACGAACCGGGCCCTGCGCCCAGGCCATCATCGACGCGGGCGTCACGTCAGTGGTGTACGCCGTGGACGATCCCCACGATCCCGCAGCCGGGGGAGCCGCAACGCTGCGGGCCGCAGGCGTCAGCGTGCGTTCCGGGTTGGCCGCGCGTGCAGCGTTCGAGCTGAACCGCCGCTGGTTTGAAGCCGTACTGGCCCAGCGTCCTTTCGTCACCCTCCACATCGCCCAGACCCTGGACAGCCGCATCGCCGCGGCGGACGGCACCAGCCAGTGGATTTCCAGCCCGGAATCCCTCGCTGACAATCACGGGCTCCGCAGCCGCGTGGACGCCATCCTGGTGGGCACGCAAACACTCCTGGTGGATAATCCGCGGCTTACCGCACGGGATGCGTCGGGCGAGACGGCAGGCAGCCAGCCGCTGAGGGCCGTGATGGGGCTGCGCGGAATCCCCGACGACGCCGCCATCCACGGCGACGACGGCCGAGTGCTACACCTGCCCACCAGGGATCCGCACGAGGCCTTGGCACAGCTCTTCTCAGCCGGTGTCCGCCACCTCATGGTGGAAGGAGGGTCGCGGATCCTGAGCGCTTTCCTCGCCGCGGGACTCGTGGACGAGCTCATCGTGTACCTGGCGCCCACCCTTCTCGGTTCCGGCACGGCAGCCCTCGGCGACCTCGGCATCACCACCCTGGCCGATGCACAGGCCTGGGAATGGGACCAGGCGTCCGGGGGAGCCGTGCAGACCCTCGGCCGGGACCTAAGGCTCCACCTCTTCCCGGGGCATGCCGAACCGGCGGCCACAACTGCCCGGCCGGCTGAATCGGCGGAACCGGCCCCGGCAGCCGCGACGGCGGCTGCGCCCCTCCCCGAATTTTTTTCACCCGTCACCAGCTCACCCGAATCCTTACCGCACCGCACCGGCGCGGGTACCGCCACAGGAGGCAACTGA
- the def gene encoding peptide deformylase has product MAILNIRIIGDPVLRTVAEPVTEFGPELAKLVADMTETMEDVDGAGLAAPQVGVSKRVFTYRIGGVEGHIINPVLENSEDFQPDEVEGCLSIPGLGFPVRRRRATRVTGVDLHGNPVTVEGEGMLARCFQHETDHLDGILFTDRLEGEDRKSALRSIRNANYDAITERTTSKRAKTVGSSFGGGSFGGGSFGAAE; this is encoded by the coding sequence ATGGCCATTTTGAATATCCGCATTATCGGCGACCCTGTGCTGCGCACGGTTGCCGAGCCCGTGACGGAATTCGGGCCGGAACTCGCGAAACTCGTTGCAGACATGACCGAGACCATGGAGGACGTGGACGGCGCAGGGCTGGCCGCGCCCCAGGTGGGCGTCAGCAAGAGGGTCTTCACGTACCGCATCGGCGGAGTGGAAGGCCACATCATTAACCCGGTGCTCGAAAACAGCGAGGACTTCCAGCCCGATGAGGTGGAGGGCTGCCTTTCCATCCCGGGCCTTGGCTTTCCCGTCCGCCGGCGCCGGGCCACCCGGGTCACCGGCGTCGACCTGCACGGAAACCCCGTCACCGTGGAGGGCGAGGGCATGCTGGCCCGCTGCTTCCAGCATGAAACAGACCACCTGGACGGCATCCTCTTCACCGACCGGCTCGAAGGCGAAGACCGCAAGTCCGCCCTGCGTTCCATCCGCAACGCCAACTACGACGCCATCACCGAACGGACGACGTCGAAGCGGGCTAAGACCGTGGGATCCAGTTTCGGCGGCGGCAGCTTCGGCGGCGGCAGCTTTGGCGCTGCCGAGTGA
- the hisG gene encoding ATP phosphoribosyltransferase — protein sequence MLRVAVPNKGSLSEAASAMLSEAGYRQRRDTRELVMVDPDNDIEFFFLRPRDIAVYVGRGTLDVGITGRDLLLDAEVEAEELLPLGFAASTFRFAGPVGDFTKVEELDGKRLATSYDGLLRGYLAERGINAKVVRLDGAVESSVRLGVADAIADVVETGNTLKAAGMEIFGEPILKSEAVLIRRVGQEGAANGTAKEIEVLIRRLQGVLVARQYVLMDYDIRKELVEQAAALTPGLESPTVSPLRDSEWVAVRSMVPKRETNRIMDELYDLGARAILVSSIHACRI from the coding sequence ATGCTGCGAGTTGCCGTCCCCAATAAGGGATCCCTGTCCGAAGCGGCTTCGGCCATGCTGTCCGAAGCCGGCTACCGCCAGCGCCGCGACACCCGCGAACTGGTCATGGTGGACCCGGACAACGACATTGAATTCTTCTTCCTCCGCCCGCGCGACATCGCCGTGTACGTGGGCCGCGGAACGCTCGACGTCGGCATCACCGGCCGCGACCTGCTCCTCGACGCCGAAGTGGAGGCCGAGGAACTGCTGCCGCTGGGCTTTGCTGCCTCGACGTTCCGGTTCGCCGGACCGGTGGGCGACTTCACCAAGGTGGAAGAGCTCGACGGCAAGCGACTCGCCACCAGCTACGACGGGCTACTGCGCGGCTACTTGGCCGAACGCGGCATTAACGCCAAGGTGGTCCGCCTGGACGGCGCCGTCGAATCATCGGTGCGGCTCGGCGTCGCGGACGCGATTGCCGACGTCGTCGAAACCGGCAACACGCTCAAGGCAGCCGGGATGGAAATCTTCGGCGAACCGATCCTGAAGTCGGAAGCGGTGCTGATCCGCCGCGTTGGCCAGGAAGGCGCCGCGAACGGCACGGCCAAGGAAATCGAAGTCCTGATCCGCCGCCTGCAGGGCGTGCTGGTTGCCCGGCAATACGTCCTGATGGACTATGACATCCGCAAGGAACTGGTGGAGCAGGCAGCTGCACTGACACCCGGCCTGGAATCACCCACCGTCTCGCCGCTGCGCGACTCCGAGTGGGTTGCCGTCCGGTCCATGGTGCCCAAGAGGGAAACCAACCGGATCATGGACGAACTGTACGACCTGGGCGCCCGCGCCATCCTGGTCAGCAGCATCCACGCCTGCCGGATCTGA
- the ribA gene encoding GTP cyclohydrolase II, translated as MTASEAQKDMKAGRRPHPVSGGPVVQLPSEFGTFVAQAWTDLVTGAEHLAVSSPIPPVDGTAPLVRLHSECLTGDVFGSYRCDCGEQLAYALEKISEEGGTLLYLRGQEGRGIGLANKIKAYALQEAGFDTVEANEQLGLPVDARCYNAAAQILAELGLHEVRLLSNNPDKQNRLAEAGVTVVEMVPTEVPSREQNIRYLQTKKDRMDHRLTLDLQGGEPVTAVPAAGQGPFQHEQD; from the coding sequence ATGACGGCTTCAGAGGCACAAAAAGACATGAAGGCAGGACGCCGGCCGCATCCGGTGAGCGGGGGACCCGTCGTCCAGCTGCCCAGCGAATTCGGGACCTTCGTGGCCCAGGCCTGGACCGATCTGGTGACCGGTGCCGAGCACCTCGCGGTCAGCTCACCGATCCCGCCGGTGGACGGCACAGCTCCCTTGGTGCGGCTGCACTCGGAGTGCCTGACAGGCGACGTTTTCGGTTCATACCGCTGCGATTGCGGCGAACAACTGGCCTACGCCCTGGAAAAAATCAGCGAGGAAGGCGGCACGCTGCTGTACCTGCGCGGTCAGGAAGGCCGCGGTATTGGCCTGGCCAACAAGATCAAGGCCTACGCCCTGCAGGAAGCCGGCTTCGACACCGTCGAAGCCAACGAGCAGCTCGGCCTTCCAGTGGATGCCCGCTGCTACAACGCCGCCGCGCAGATCCTGGCCGAGCTCGGACTGCACGAAGTGCGCCTGCTGAGCAACAACCCGGACAAGCAGAACCGGCTGGCGGAAGCCGGCGTCACGGTCGTTGAAATGGTTCCCACCGAAGTTCCCTCGCGGGAACAGAACATCCGCTACCTGCAGACCAAGAAGGACCGGATGGACCACCGGCTCACCCTGGACCTCCAGGGCGGGGAACCGGTGACGGCTGTGCCGGCCGCCGGCCAGGGCCCCTTCCAGCACGAACAAGACTGA
- a CDS encoding phosphoribosyl-ATP diphosphatase — protein MKNFETLFAELSEKAATRPAGSRTVAELESGVHGIGKKVVEEAAEVWMAAEYESDEAAAEEISQLLYHLQVLMLAKGLTLEDVYKHL, from the coding sequence GTGAAGAATTTCGAGACGCTGTTCGCAGAACTGAGTGAGAAGGCAGCCACCCGTCCGGCAGGCTCCCGCACCGTCGCAGAATTGGAGTCCGGAGTCCACGGCATCGGCAAGAAGGTCGTGGAGGAAGCCGCCGAAGTGTGGATGGCTGCCGAATACGAATCCGATGAAGCCGCAGCCGAGGAAATCTCCCAGCTCCTGTACCACCTGCAGGTTCTGATGCTCGCCAAAGGCCTCACCTTGGAAGACGTCTACAAGCATCTGTAG
- the fmt gene encoding methionyl-tRNA formyltransferase has product MRVLFAGTPAVAVPSLDALVQAGFDVVAVLTRPDAPIGRKRVLTPSPVAARAAELGIEVIHAAKVDAEVTERIAATAPDAAAIVAYGGLIPRAALDIPRHGWINLHFSLLPAWRGAAPVQRAVMAGDDITGAVTFLLEEGLDTGPVFGTLTEAVRPDDTSGELLERLSHSGAVLLAQTLSAIEAGRAVAVPQSGDVSLAPKLGLHDGRINWHEPALALGRRARGVTPEPGAWTTLDGQRVKLEPVVLRPDAPALRPGHVLPDGKSVLVGTGSHPVELTRIQPSGKKMMAAADWARGQAALEGVVFE; this is encoded by the coding sequence GTGAGGGTTCTCTTCGCCGGGACTCCCGCTGTCGCAGTGCCCTCCCTGGATGCATTGGTCCAGGCAGGCTTTGACGTCGTCGCCGTCCTGACCCGGCCGGACGCGCCGATCGGACGCAAACGCGTGCTCACGCCGTCGCCCGTTGCCGCGCGCGCCGCCGAACTGGGCATTGAGGTGATCCATGCCGCCAAGGTTGACGCGGAGGTCACGGAGAGGATCGCGGCCACGGCGCCTGATGCCGCGGCCATCGTGGCCTACGGAGGCCTCATCCCGCGCGCTGCGCTGGACATTCCCCGGCACGGCTGGATCAACCTGCACTTCTCCCTGCTCCCCGCCTGGCGTGGCGCCGCACCCGTGCAGCGCGCCGTCATGGCCGGCGACGACATCACCGGAGCTGTGACGTTCCTCCTCGAAGAAGGGCTGGATACCGGTCCTGTATTCGGCACCCTCACCGAGGCAGTCCGCCCGGACGACACCTCCGGAGAACTCCTGGAGCGGCTCTCGCACAGCGGCGCGGTGCTGCTCGCCCAGACATTGTCGGCGATCGAGGCGGGCCGCGCGGTAGCTGTTCCGCAGTCAGGCGACGTATCCCTGGCGCCCAAACTGGGCCTCCACGACGGTCGGATCAACTGGCACGAACCCGCCCTCGCCCTCGGGCGCAGGGCGCGCGGCGTGACGCCCGAACCCGGCGCGTGGACCACATTGGACGGACAACGGGTCAAACTCGAGCCTGTTGTGCTCCGGCCCGACGCCCCGGCACTGCGGCCGGGACACGTACTGCCCGACGGGAAAAGCGTTTTGGTAGGCACGGGATCGCACCCGGTGGAGCTGACGCGCATACAGCCCTCGGGCAAGAAGATGATGGCCGCCGCCGACTGGGCGCGCGGACAGGCAGCACTGGAAGGCGTGGTATTCGAATGA
- the ribB gene encoding 3,4-dihydroxy-2-butanone-4-phosphate synthase, with protein MSHVKNTTAFRVAADRVLDPIEDAVRAMAAGRPVLVVDNEDRENEGDIIFAAQHATPELMGWTVRYSSGVICVPLDGARADALLLPPMVAVNEDAKGTAYTVSCDAAVGVSTGISATDRALTARVLADPASRPESITRPGHVFPLRAVNGGVRERPGHTEAAVDLCRLAGLEPVGVIAEVVYDNGEMMRLDGLRGFAAEHGCPLISIEDLVSYLDAAGPAGQAPVPAGNEEMR; from the coding sequence GTGAGCCATGTCAAGAATACGACCGCCTTTCGGGTGGCAGCAGACCGGGTCCTGGACCCGATCGAAGACGCCGTCCGGGCCATGGCTGCCGGCCGTCCGGTCCTCGTAGTGGACAACGAGGACCGTGAAAACGAAGGCGACATCATCTTTGCCGCCCAGCACGCCACCCCGGAGCTGATGGGCTGGACCGTCCGCTACAGTTCCGGCGTGATTTGCGTTCCGCTCGACGGAGCCCGGGCGGATGCCCTGCTGTTGCCGCCGATGGTAGCCGTCAACGAAGATGCCAAGGGCACCGCCTACACGGTTTCCTGCGATGCTGCGGTGGGCGTAAGCACCGGGATTTCCGCGACGGACCGGGCCCTCACCGCCCGGGTGCTGGCTGACCCCGCGAGCCGCCCGGAATCGATCACCCGTCCCGGGCATGTTTTTCCGCTGCGGGCCGTTAACGGTGGAGTACGTGAGCGCCCGGGCCACACCGAAGCGGCCGTGGACCTGTGCCGGCTTGCCGGCCTGGAACCCGTGGGCGTGATCGCCGAAGTGGTGTACGACAACGGAGAGATGATGCGCCTGGACGGACTTCGCGGTTTCGCTGCTGAACATGGATGCCCGCTGATCTCGATCGAGGATCTGGTGTCATATTTGGACGCAGCCGGGCCAGCTGGACAGGCGCCGGTCCCGGCGGGGAATGAGGAGATGCGATGA
- the ribH gene encoding 6,7-dimethyl-8-ribityllumazine synthase, whose product MSGHGAPEIDLTTLNPAETSQLKLAIVAASWHTQIMDGLLDGALRAAKDAGISEPTVLRVPGSFELPVAAARLAKHFDAVVALGVVIRGGTPHFEYVCEAATMGLTDVSVNTGVPVGFGVLTCDTEQQGLDRAGLPGSKEDKGHEAVTAALATAVTLKQYV is encoded by the coding sequence ATGAGTGGACACGGCGCACCGGAGATTGACCTCACAACCCTCAACCCGGCGGAGACGTCGCAGCTGAAGCTGGCCATTGTGGCCGCGAGCTGGCACACCCAGATCATGGACGGGCTCCTGGACGGAGCCCTCCGCGCCGCGAAGGACGCCGGCATCAGCGAACCGACCGTGCTCCGGGTACCGGGAAGCTTTGAACTCCCCGTGGCGGCCGCCCGGCTGGCCAAGCACTTCGACGCCGTGGTGGCACTCGGCGTCGTGATCCGCGGCGGAACCCCGCACTTCGAGTACGTCTGCGAGGCGGCCACGATGGGACTGACCGACGTCAGCGTCAACACCGGCGTTCCCGTTGGCTTCGGCGTGCTCACCTGCGACACCGAGCAGCAGGGCCTGGACCGTGCGGGCCTGCCGGGGTCCAAGGAAGACAAGGGCCACGAGGCAGTCACCGCTGCACTGGCCACCGCCGTGACGCTGAAGCAGTACGTCTAG
- the rpe gene encoding ribulose-phosphate 3-epimerase yields MAQCCINPSILSADFVNLEAELRRISNADAVHVDVMDNHFVPNLTLGLPVVQRIQAVSPVPLDAHLMIADADRWAPAYADAGLASVTFHVEASIAPIKLARELRARGAKAGMALRPGTPVEPYLDMLSELDLLLIMTVEPGFGGQSFLDLTLPKIRRARAAIDGSGTGVALQVDGGITDETIVRAAEAGANVFVAGSAVYGAADPATAIDRLRAAGSRPVSAGTSSVSES; encoded by the coding sequence ATGGCTCAGTGCTGCATCAACCCCAGCATCCTCTCCGCAGACTTCGTCAACCTGGAGGCGGAGCTGCGCAGAATCAGCAACGCCGATGCCGTCCACGTTGACGTCATGGACAACCACTTTGTGCCGAACCTGACCCTCGGCCTGCCCGTGGTCCAGCGCATCCAGGCCGTGAGCCCGGTGCCGCTGGACGCGCACCTCATGATCGCCGATGCAGACCGCTGGGCCCCCGCCTACGCCGACGCGGGCCTCGCCTCCGTGACGTTCCACGTTGAAGCCTCAATCGCCCCCATCAAACTGGCACGGGAGCTCCGCGCACGCGGGGCAAAAGCCGGAATGGCCCTGCGCCCGGGCACCCCGGTGGAGCCGTACCTGGACATGCTGTCCGAACTGGACCTCCTGCTGATCATGACCGTGGAACCCGGCTTCGGCGGCCAGTCGTTCCTCGACCTGACGCTCCCCAAGATCAGGCGCGCCCGGGCAGCGATCGACGGATCCGGCACCGGAGTGGCACTACAGGTGGACGGCGGCATCACCGACGAGACCATTGTCCGGGCGGCAGAAGCGGGAGCCAACGTTTTTGTGGCCGGCTCCGCCGTCTATGGCGCAGCGGACCCCGCGACGGCGATCGACCGCCTCCGGGCAGCCGGCTCCCGCCCGGTTTCGGCCGGAACAAGCTCTGTTTCGGAATCATGA
- a CDS encoding PD-(D/E)XK nuclease family protein, whose amino-acid sequence MTDPLLAHATEYGRMYARSTSESFSVPSITTVIGQQPHGLDGWFGYMGANSLASDPLLPGILGSPAKVRQAVSRAAKAAEAYRDDAAKRGDRVHNYCEQVALRALGRPHQMKEMREALAANGEEAFAARFDEWWELFGVEPVAPEVTVWNKTVGYAGTLDLVAKINGRTCIIDYKTKGTTRDGTVKPLDDKVVMQLVAGMKAEESLVDPVAGEWEPWQHGESPILLAVAIGQTEVRPMRANPDVLKHHWWKFCALRRVWEMSADTVSAGTALLPVAPPPVPASPGSAQAPELQAVPGR is encoded by the coding sequence ATGACTGATCCACTCCTTGCCCACGCCACGGAATACGGGCGGATGTATGCGCGCTCCACATCCGAGTCATTTTCCGTCCCGTCCATCACCACTGTCATCGGCCAGCAGCCGCACGGTCTGGATGGCTGGTTCGGCTACATGGGGGCGAACAGCCTGGCCAGCGATCCGCTGCTGCCCGGCATCCTGGGAAGCCCTGCCAAGGTCCGGCAGGCGGTCAGCCGGGCCGCCAAAGCCGCGGAGGCGTACCGCGACGACGCCGCCAAGCGCGGTGACCGTGTGCACAACTACTGCGAACAGGTTGCGCTCAGGGCGCTCGGCCGGCCTCATCAGATGAAGGAAATGCGGGAGGCGTTGGCAGCCAACGGCGAGGAAGCCTTCGCGGCGCGCTTCGATGAATGGTGGGAACTCTTCGGCGTGGAGCCCGTGGCTCCGGAAGTCACTGTCTGGAACAAGACCGTGGGCTACGCGGGAACCCTTGACCTTGTTGCCAAAATCAATGGCAGGACCTGCATCATCGACTACAAGACCAAGGGGACCACCCGGGACGGAACCGTCAAGCCGCTGGACGACAAAGTGGTGATGCAACTGGTGGCGGGCATGAAGGCCGAAGAAAGCCTCGTGGACCCCGTTGCCGGGGAATGGGAGCCCTGGCAGCACGGCGAATCACCCATCCTCCTGGCGGTTGCCATCGGGCAGACAGAGGTGCGGCCGATGCGGGCCAACCCGGATGTGCTCAAGCACCACTGGTGGAAGTTCTGCGCCCTCCGGCGGGTCTGGGAGATGTCAGCCGACACTGTCAGTGCCGGAACGGCGCTGCTCCCGGTGGCACCGCCGCCGGTGCCTGCATCGCCGGGCTCTGCACAGGCGCCCGAACTTCAGGCTGTGCCCGGCAGGTAG
- a CDS encoding antitoxin, protein MGILDDLKGKAQRLVGGNEQAIKDGIGKAGDFIDTKTGGKYADKIDSVQKGAAGLVDKVDNRPKTAPVVEEPPVAGEPPVTGEPRQQGL, encoded by the coding sequence GTGGGTATTCTTGACGATCTAAAGGGCAAGGCTCAGCGACTGGTTGGTGGCAATGAACAGGCCATCAAGGACGGCATCGGCAAAGCCGGTGATTTCATCGACACAAAGACCGGCGGAAAGTACGCCGACAAGATCGATTCCGTTCAGAAAGGCGCAGCCGGCCTCGTGGATAAGGTCGACAACAGGCCGAAAACGGCACCCGTCGTCGAAGAACCTCCCGTCGCCGGAGAGCCCCCTGTAACCGGTGAACCCCGGCAGCAGGGCCTCTAA
- a CDS encoding riboflavin synthase has protein sequence MFTGIIAEQGKVLSVERDGDVSATVRLHAPGSTEGLALGGSVAVNGVCLTATAIDGKEFSVDVMGETLVRSTIGELEAGDTVNLERCVPAGGRLDGHVVQGHVDGVGELLEREALGNWDRLRFGVPPRLARYIAEKGSIAVDGVSLTVTAVSDASEAAPWFEVGLIPTTLAETGLGAKNPASRVNLEVDVLAKYTERLLAFAGGAATGAGTANVAAGTGESK, from the coding sequence ATGTTTACCGGAATTATTGCCGAACAGGGCAAGGTCCTGTCCGTGGAACGTGACGGCGACGTCAGCGCCACAGTGCGACTCCATGCACCCGGCAGTACAGAGGGGCTGGCCCTCGGCGGCTCTGTGGCCGTCAACGGCGTATGCCTGACCGCTACGGCCATTGACGGCAAGGAATTCAGCGTCGACGTCATGGGCGAGACGCTGGTACGCAGCACCATCGGCGAGCTCGAAGCGGGAGACACCGTGAACCTGGAACGCTGCGTTCCTGCCGGCGGGCGCCTGGACGGGCATGTTGTCCAGGGGCATGTGGACGGCGTCGGTGAACTCCTCGAGCGCGAAGCACTGGGCAACTGGGACCGCCTGCGCTTCGGGGTGCCACCGAGGCTCGCCCGCTATATCGCTGAAAAGGGCTCCATCGCCGTCGACGGCGTCTCCCTTACCGTCACTGCAGTCAGCGACGCCTCTGAAGCGGCCCCGTGGTTCGAAGTGGGCCTCATCCCCACCACGTTGGCCGAAACCGGCCTGGGTGCCAAGAACCCCGCCAGCCGCGTCAATCTCGAAGTTGATGTGCTGGCCAAGTACACCGAACGCCTGCTCGCGTTCGCCGGCGGCGCTGCCACCGGCGCGGGAACAGCCAACGTCGCAGCCGGAACGGGGGAATCCAAGTGA
- a CDS encoding RsmB/NOP family class I SAM-dependent RNA methyltransferase: MSESGTGGSGRGRGPQRGNASGGGAGAGGQSSGFSGRGRGRDGSQRDAQGRERNRGPKRNFSENAPSQRTRRADPARLVAFEVLRAVASEDAYANLVLPARIRHHGLDKRDAGFATELSYGALRGQGTYDAVLARCVDRPLDQLDPAILDALRIGAHQLLAMRVPAHAALDQTVGLARAVIGAGPSALINAVLRKVSAHTLEEWLELLLSDEHDDTRIASIRYAHPEWIVRALRQSLVAHGRPVTEINELLEADNAAPVVNLVALPGLGTLDDALESGATAGELVEGSALSSGGDLGRLASVRDGSTRVQDVGSQLVARAMAAVELNRTEAQSAGQVGEKWLDLCAGPGGKAALLGALARQQGATLLANEPAPHRAKLVRQALSAVPHEVWHVRTGDGRDVGAEMAGTFDRVLVDVPCSGLGALRRRPESRWRRTPKDLADLGPLQRELLKSALDAVRPGGVVAYVTCSPHPAETTAVVSDALRKRDDLELLDAGAALDKVSLPGHLDAGHELTAQLWPHVHRTDAMFLALIHKKP, from the coding sequence ATGAGCGAGTCCGGCACAGGCGGCAGCGGCCGCGGCAGGGGCCCCCAGCGGGGGAACGCAAGCGGCGGCGGAGCAGGAGCCGGCGGGCAGTCCAGCGGATTTTCCGGCCGTGGCCGCGGCCGGGACGGCAGCCAGCGGGATGCCCAGGGCCGGGAGCGCAACCGCGGACCCAAGCGGAACTTCAGCGAGAACGCCCCTTCCCAGCGCACGCGGCGTGCCGATCCGGCCCGCCTGGTGGCGTTTGAGGTGCTGCGGGCGGTCGCTTCGGAAGACGCCTACGCAAACCTGGTCTTGCCGGCCCGGATCCGCCACCACGGGCTGGACAAGCGGGACGCAGGGTTCGCCACCGAGCTGAGCTACGGGGCGCTGCGCGGCCAGGGGACCTATGACGCCGTTCTGGCCCGCTGTGTTGACCGGCCGCTGGACCAGCTGGACCCCGCCATCCTCGATGCCCTGCGGATCGGCGCCCACCAGCTCCTGGCCATGCGCGTTCCCGCCCACGCGGCACTGGACCAGACCGTGGGACTTGCCCGGGCCGTCATTGGCGCCGGGCCGTCCGCCCTGATCAATGCTGTCCTGCGCAAAGTCTCCGCCCACACCCTTGAGGAGTGGCTTGAGCTGCTCCTCAGCGACGAGCACGATGACACGCGGATCGCCTCCATCCGCTACGCCCACCCGGAATGGATTGTCCGCGCCCTCAGGCAGTCACTCGTGGCACACGGTCGGCCGGTCACCGAAATCAACGAACTCCTCGAAGCGGACAACGCCGCCCCGGTGGTCAACCTCGTGGCACTCCCCGGACTGGGGACCTTGGACGACGCCCTGGAAAGCGGCGCCACCGCCGGTGAGCTCGTGGAAGGCTCGGCGCTCTCCAGCGGAGGAGACCTGGGCCGCCTGGCGTCAGTCCGTGACGGCAGCACCCGGGTGCAGGATGTCGGCTCGCAGCTGGTGGCCCGGGCCATGGCTGCCGTGGAACTGAACCGCACGGAGGCGCAGTCCGCCGGCCAGGTCGGAGAGAAATGGCTGGACCTGTGCGCCGGACCGGGCGGCAAGGCTGCCCTGTTGGGCGCCCTTGCCCGGCAGCAGGGCGCCACCCTCCTGGCCAATGAACCCGCCCCGCACCGTGCCAAGCTGGTGCGGCAGGCTCTGTCCGCGGTCCCGCATGAGGTCTGGCATGTCCGGACCGGAGACGGCCGCGACGTAGGCGCTGAAATGGCGGGGACGTTCGACCGCGTGCTCGTCGACGTCCCCTGCAGCGGACTCGGTGCATTGCGGCGCAGGCCCGAATCCAGGTGGCGGCGCACGCCCAAGGACCTTGCGGACCTCGGCCCGCTCCAGCGTGAACTGCTGAAGTCGGCACTGGACGCTGTCCGGCCCGGCGGCGTGGTGGCCTACGTGACCTGTTCGCCGCACCCGGCCGAGACCACCGCCGTCGTCTCCGATGCGCTGCGCAAGCGCGACGACCTGGAACTGCTCGACGCCGGCGCCGCCCTCGATAAAGTCAGCCTGCCCGGACACCTTGACGCCGGGCACGAACTGACAGCCCAGCTGTGGCCCCACGTCCACCGGACGGACGCCATGTTCCTGGCGCTCATCCACAAGAAACCCTGA